The Lycium barbarum isolate Lr01 chromosome 9, ASM1917538v2, whole genome shotgun sequence genome has a segment encoding these proteins:
- the LOC132610677 gene encoding E3 ubiquitin protein ligase DRIP2-like isoform X1: MSNQVVKVRKNTIAACMTCLLCNKLFRDATTISECLHTFCRKCIYKKLSDEEMECCPICNIDLGCVPLEKLRPDHNLQDVRAKVFPYKRRKVNAPEIVPSVALPIRRKERSLSSLVVSTPRVSAQTGMTGRRSKSVARKTLRGSAFSIEKPLKKEEGSGEDQLDSSSSPETLNKFTQNIRLNSSSAEPSIHPTPDKETENGSQQWEGKVDLWKPLNCLVEAANRSKSSRFASQGSTAKLEGLHSHDREGHVRKTKVKEHGQKLKIKDGNNGDPAPPEFDKPKKSRRIRQKKASAFGEFNISPKTVLDATTSGCERRIYPIWFSLVASEDQEGDVPLPQISASYLRIKDGNIPVSFIQKYLTRKLDLKSEDEVEIRCMGQSIVSSLPLNSLVDMWLQTTTSEKMPVIIGSPAKDFVMVLAYARKVPGVPAS; the protein is encoded by the exons ATGTCGAATCAAGTAGTGAAAGTGAGAAAAAATACAATTGCGGCATGCATGACATGTCTTCTTTGCAATAAACTCTTTAGAGATGCAACTACTATTTCCGAATGTCTTCATACGT TTTGCAGGAAATGCATCTACAAGAAGCTGTCTGATGAAGAAATGGAATGCTGTCCAATTTGCAATATTGACTTAGGCTGTGTTCCTTTAGAGAAATTGAG gCCAGATCATAATCTGCAGGATGTGAGAGCAAAGGTATTCCCTTATAAGAGGCGAAAGGTGAACGCACCTGAAATTGTGCCTTCAGTTGCATTGCCAATAAGGAGAAAGGAGAGATCGCTGTCGTCACTTGTGGTCAGCACTCCAAGAGTATCTGCACAAACTGGAATGACAGGAAGAAGATCAAAATCGGTGGCAAGAAAAACATTACGGGGTTCCGCCTTTTCAATCGAGAAACCTCTGAAGAAAGAAGAAGGTTCTGGAGAAGATCAGCTGGATAGCTCCAGCTCACCTGAGACTTTGAACAAGTTCACTCAGAACATAAGGCTG aattCTTCTAGTGCTGAGCCTTCTATCCATCCTACACCTGATAAAGAAACTGAAAATGGCAGTCAACAGTGGGAAGGCAAAGTTGATTTGTGGAAACCTTTAAATTGTTTGGTGGAAGCAGCAAACAGGAGCAAATCTTCGAGGTTTGCCTCACAAGGTTCTACGGCTAAGTTAGAAGGTCTGCATTCCCATGACCGAGAGGGTCATGTCCGTAAAACTAAAGTCAAAGAACATGGACAGAAATTGAAGATCAAGGATGGCAATAATGGTGATCCTGCACCCCCAGAATTTGATAAACCTAAGAAGTCGCGTAGAATTCGCCAAAAAAAGGCATCAGCTTTTGGAGAGTTTAATATCTCACCGAAAACTGTACTGGATGCAACCACTTCCGGATGTGAAAGGAGAATCTATCCAATATGGTTCTCATTGGTGGCCTCGGAAGACCA GGAGGGAGATGTACCCTTGCCACAGATTTCTGCAAGTTACTTGAGAATAAA GGATGGTAATATTCCAGTTTCCTTCATCCAAAAATACCTGACACGGAAGTTGGATCTTAAGAGCGAAGACGAG GTTGAGATTAGATGTATGGGACAATCAATAGTCTCCAGTTTACCACTGAACAGTTTGGTTGATATGTGGCTTCAAACTACCACATCCGAAAAAATGCCAGTAATTATTGGTTCACCAGCAAAGGATTTTGTCATGGTGTTGGCTTATGCTCGAAAGGTCCCAGGCGTTCCAGCTTCTTGA
- the LOC132610677 gene encoding E3 ubiquitin protein ligase DRIP2-like isoform X3 yields MECCPICNIDLGCVPLEKLRPDHNLQDVRAKVFPYKRRKVNAPEIVPSVALPIRRKERSLSSLVVSTPRVSAQTGMTGRRSKSVARKTLRGSAFSIEKPLKKEEGSGEDQLDSSSSPETLNKFTQNIRLNSSSAEPSIHPTPDKETENGSQQWEGKVDLWKPLNCLVEAANRSKSSRFASQGSTAKLEGLHSHDREGHVRKTKVKEHGQKLKIKDGNNGDPAPPEFDKPKKSRRIRQKKASAFGEFNISPKTVLDATTSGCERRIYPIWFSLVASEDQEGDVPLPQISASYLRIKDGNIPVSFIQKYLTRKLDLKSEDEVEIRCMGQSIVSSLPLNSLVDMWLQTTTSEKMPVIIGSPAKDFVMVLAYARKVPGVPAS; encoded by the exons ATGGAATGCTGTCCAATTTGCAATATTGACTTAGGCTGTGTTCCTTTAGAGAAATTGAG gCCAGATCATAATCTGCAGGATGTGAGAGCAAAGGTATTCCCTTATAAGAGGCGAAAGGTGAACGCACCTGAAATTGTGCCTTCAGTTGCATTGCCAATAAGGAGAAAGGAGAGATCGCTGTCGTCACTTGTGGTCAGCACTCCAAGAGTATCTGCACAAACTGGAATGACAGGAAGAAGATCAAAATCGGTGGCAAGAAAAACATTACGGGGTTCCGCCTTTTCAATCGAGAAACCTCTGAAGAAAGAAGAAGGTTCTGGAGAAGATCAGCTGGATAGCTCCAGCTCACCTGAGACTTTGAACAAGTTCACTCAGAACATAAGGCTG aattCTTCTAGTGCTGAGCCTTCTATCCATCCTACACCTGATAAAGAAACTGAAAATGGCAGTCAACAGTGGGAAGGCAAAGTTGATTTGTGGAAACCTTTAAATTGTTTGGTGGAAGCAGCAAACAGGAGCAAATCTTCGAGGTTTGCCTCACAAGGTTCTACGGCTAAGTTAGAAGGTCTGCATTCCCATGACCGAGAGGGTCATGTCCGTAAAACTAAAGTCAAAGAACATGGACAGAAATTGAAGATCAAGGATGGCAATAATGGTGATCCTGCACCCCCAGAATTTGATAAACCTAAGAAGTCGCGTAGAATTCGCCAAAAAAAGGCATCAGCTTTTGGAGAGTTTAATATCTCACCGAAAACTGTACTGGATGCAACCACTTCCGGATGTGAAAGGAGAATCTATCCAATATGGTTCTCATTGGTGGCCTCGGAAGACCA GGAGGGAGATGTACCCTTGCCACAGATTTCTGCAAGTTACTTGAGAATAAA GGATGGTAATATTCCAGTTTCCTTCATCCAAAAATACCTGACACGGAAGTTGGATCTTAAGAGCGAAGACGAG GTTGAGATTAGATGTATGGGACAATCAATAGTCTCCAGTTTACCACTGAACAGTTTGGTTGATATGTGGCTTCAAACTACCACATCCGAAAAAATGCCAGTAATTATTGGTTCACCAGCAAAGGATTTTGTCATGGTGTTGGCTTATGCTCGAAAGGTCCCAGGCGTTCCAGCTTCTTGA
- the LOC132610677 gene encoding E3 ubiquitin protein ligase DRIP2-like isoform X4, giving the protein MSNQVVKVRKNTIAACMTCLLCNKLFRDATTISECLHTFCRKCIYKKLSDEEMECCPICNIDLGCVPLEKLRPDHNLQDVRAKVFPYKRRKVNAPEIVPSVALPIRRKERSLSSLVVSTPRVSAQTGMTGRRSKSVARKTLRGSAFSIEKPLKKEEGSGEDQLDSSSSPETLNKFTQNIRLNSSSAEPSIHPTPDKETENGSQQWEGKVDLWKPLNCLVEAANRSKSSRFASQGSTAKLEGLHSHDREGHVRKTKVKEHGQKLKIKDGNNGDPAPPEFDKPKKSRRIRQKKASAFGEFNISPKTVLDATTSGCERRIYPIWFSLVASEDQEGDVPLPQISASYLRIKIMGNGEEQFLGRFDSEDKMAMHKKEGCFGSC; this is encoded by the exons ATGTCGAATCAAGTAGTGAAAGTGAGAAAAAATACAATTGCGGCATGCATGACATGTCTTCTTTGCAATAAACTCTTTAGAGATGCAACTACTATTTCCGAATGTCTTCATACGT TTTGCAGGAAATGCATCTACAAGAAGCTGTCTGATGAAGAAATGGAATGCTGTCCAATTTGCAATATTGACTTAGGCTGTGTTCCTTTAGAGAAATTGAG gCCAGATCATAATCTGCAGGATGTGAGAGCAAAGGTATTCCCTTATAAGAGGCGAAAGGTGAACGCACCTGAAATTGTGCCTTCAGTTGCATTGCCAATAAGGAGAAAGGAGAGATCGCTGTCGTCACTTGTGGTCAGCACTCCAAGAGTATCTGCACAAACTGGAATGACAGGAAGAAGATCAAAATCGGTGGCAAGAAAAACATTACGGGGTTCCGCCTTTTCAATCGAGAAACCTCTGAAGAAAGAAGAAGGTTCTGGAGAAGATCAGCTGGATAGCTCCAGCTCACCTGAGACTTTGAACAAGTTCACTCAGAACATAAGGCTG aattCTTCTAGTGCTGAGCCTTCTATCCATCCTACACCTGATAAAGAAACTGAAAATGGCAGTCAACAGTGGGAAGGCAAAGTTGATTTGTGGAAACCTTTAAATTGTTTGGTGGAAGCAGCAAACAGGAGCAAATCTTCGAGGTTTGCCTCACAAGGTTCTACGGCTAAGTTAGAAGGTCTGCATTCCCATGACCGAGAGGGTCATGTCCGTAAAACTAAAGTCAAAGAACATGGACAGAAATTGAAGATCAAGGATGGCAATAATGGTGATCCTGCACCCCCAGAATTTGATAAACCTAAGAAGTCGCGTAGAATTCGCCAAAAAAAGGCATCAGCTTTTGGAGAGTTTAATATCTCACCGAAAACTGTACTGGATGCAACCACTTCCGGATGTGAAAGGAGAATCTATCCAATATGGTTCTCATTGGTGGCCTCGGAAGACCA GGAGGGAGATGTACCCTTGCCACAGATTTCTGCAAGTTACTTGAGAATAAA AATAATGGGAAATGGAGAAGAGCAGTTTTTGGGAAGATTTGATTCAGAAGATAAAATGGCAATGCACAAAAAAGAGGGGTGCTTTGGAAGTTGCTAA
- the LOC132610677 gene encoding E3 ubiquitin protein ligase DRIP2-like isoform X2 — MSNQVVKVRKNTIAACMTCLLCNKLFRDATTISECLHTFCRKCIYKKLSDEEMECCPICNIDLGCVPLEKLRPDHNLQDVRAKVFPYKRRKVNAPEIVPSVALPIRRKERSLSSLVVSTPRVSAQTGMTGRRSKSVARKTLRGSAFSIEKPLKKEEGSGEDQLDSSSSPETLNKFTQNIRLNSSSAEPSIHPTPDKETENGSQQWEGKVDLWKPLNCLVEAANRSKSSRFASQGSTAKLEGLHSHDREGHVRKTKVKEHGQKLKIKDGNNGDPAPPEFDKPKKSRRIRQKKASAFGEFNISPKTVLDATTSGCERRIYPIWFSLVASEDQDGNIPVSFIQKYLTRKLDLKSEDEVEIRCMGQSIVSSLPLNSLVDMWLQTTTSEKMPVIIGSPAKDFVMVLAYARKVPGVPAS; from the exons ATGTCGAATCAAGTAGTGAAAGTGAGAAAAAATACAATTGCGGCATGCATGACATGTCTTCTTTGCAATAAACTCTTTAGAGATGCAACTACTATTTCCGAATGTCTTCATACGT TTTGCAGGAAATGCATCTACAAGAAGCTGTCTGATGAAGAAATGGAATGCTGTCCAATTTGCAATATTGACTTAGGCTGTGTTCCTTTAGAGAAATTGAG gCCAGATCATAATCTGCAGGATGTGAGAGCAAAGGTATTCCCTTATAAGAGGCGAAAGGTGAACGCACCTGAAATTGTGCCTTCAGTTGCATTGCCAATAAGGAGAAAGGAGAGATCGCTGTCGTCACTTGTGGTCAGCACTCCAAGAGTATCTGCACAAACTGGAATGACAGGAAGAAGATCAAAATCGGTGGCAAGAAAAACATTACGGGGTTCCGCCTTTTCAATCGAGAAACCTCTGAAGAAAGAAGAAGGTTCTGGAGAAGATCAGCTGGATAGCTCCAGCTCACCTGAGACTTTGAACAAGTTCACTCAGAACATAAGGCTG aattCTTCTAGTGCTGAGCCTTCTATCCATCCTACACCTGATAAAGAAACTGAAAATGGCAGTCAACAGTGGGAAGGCAAAGTTGATTTGTGGAAACCTTTAAATTGTTTGGTGGAAGCAGCAAACAGGAGCAAATCTTCGAGGTTTGCCTCACAAGGTTCTACGGCTAAGTTAGAAGGTCTGCATTCCCATGACCGAGAGGGTCATGTCCGTAAAACTAAAGTCAAAGAACATGGACAGAAATTGAAGATCAAGGATGGCAATAATGGTGATCCTGCACCCCCAGAATTTGATAAACCTAAGAAGTCGCGTAGAATTCGCCAAAAAAAGGCATCAGCTTTTGGAGAGTTTAATATCTCACCGAAAACTGTACTGGATGCAACCACTTCCGGATGTGAAAGGAGAATCTATCCAATATGGTTCTCATTGGTGGCCTCGGAAGACCA GGATGGTAATATTCCAGTTTCCTTCATCCAAAAATACCTGACACGGAAGTTGGATCTTAAGAGCGAAGACGAG GTTGAGATTAGATGTATGGGACAATCAATAGTCTCCAGTTTACCACTGAACAGTTTGGTTGATATGTGGCTTCAAACTACCACATCCGAAAAAATGCCAGTAATTATTGGTTCACCAGCAAAGGATTTTGTCATGGTGTTGGCTTATGCTCGAAAGGTCCCAGGCGTTCCAGCTTCTTGA
- the LOC132610678 gene encoding PRA1 family protein F3-like encodes MRAAYDFSFSRARSGPLSFYARRRPWRELLAHPSSYTRPISLPDFTSRVKRNLTYFRVNYTMIILIILFLSLLWHPISLIVYLIVFIAWFFLYFHRDEPLMVFNRMIDDRVVMVGLGVVTVVSLVLTSVWLNVLVSVLVGIVLVGLHAMFRITEDLFLEEDDFDGGGLHSFVAASV; translated from the coding sequence ATGCGTGCCGCCTATGATTTCTCTTTCAGTCGGGCCAGATCCGGCCCACTTTCCTTCTACGCCCGTCGTCGTCCATGGAGAGAACTCTTAGCCCACCCATCTTCCTATACCCGACCCATTTCCCTACCCGATTTCACCTCTCGGGTCAAACGCAACCTCACTTACTTCCGTGTCAATTACACCATGATTATACTAATCATACTCTTTTTATCCCTCTTATGGCACCCGATTTCGTTAATTGTGTACTTAATCGTGTTTATTGCTTGGTTCTTTCTGTATTTTCATAGGGATGAACCGTTGATGGTTTTTAACCGTATGATTGATGATAGAGTTGTGATGGTTGGATTAGGTGTTGTTACTGTTGTGAGTTTGGTGTTGACTAGTGTTTGGTTGAATGTATTGGTTTCGGttttggttgggattgtgttggTTGGTTTACATGCTATGTTTAGGATTACTGAGGATTTGTTTTTGGAAGAAGATGATTTTGATGGTGGTGGATTGCATTCTTTTGTTGCTGCTTCGGTATGA